TCTGGACTTGCCAACAGTGGGTTGTGTTCCCTCCACCCCCTCCAGCCTCCCACCAGGTAAGGAGAGTGTGTGGAAAATACAGAAATTATGTTTGCAGCCCCAGAGCCCCAGATACCTGTGTGTCTGGTTTTTCAACCGTAAAGGCGGGAGGGTTTGGCGAACGAATGAGAAGTGAGGAAACGCTTAGCGCaaagggaaaaagagagaaagacatACAGGAAAAAGGTTATGGAGGCCCGCGAGAAGCGACCCCTCTTCCCCCGGCCAGCGGCCCAGCGCATTACCCAGGATGCCCCGCCACCTCTCCCTGCATTTTCGCGCCGCTCGCTGCAGAGCGACCGCGCACAGGTACCACTGGAGTGCGTGAACACGGAAAGTTTTTGCCCGCGCCATGGCGCAAATCACAAGACAGCCTGTTCTCAGGTACAAGTACACAGTCGGCGGGTAatttgggggtgctggggatgggaATTGGGGAACACTTGAGCGTAACATGCACAGGCGGACACAAAATATGGACACCAACACACACCAACAACAAGCTGACTGAGTCAAAGCAGCCGTGCCAGGCGAGGCGGGGACGCGCCTTCCCCAATGACCCCAGCCCACCAAGACCCCAACCAACAAAGCCAGGGGAGACCAGAGGCCCCTCCCCGGCAGTTCCTGGCTCACCTGAAGCCCCCGCCTGTCCAGCTTACGGTCGCTGGCGCTGGCGCTGGCCTCTCCAGCCGGAAACGACCCCCAGTGTCGCTCGGCTTCACTTTTCTCCCTGGAGGGCATATACTTCGGCCACCCGAACCCACCCAAATCCCTCCCGCTCCCAGGGCAAAGTTAGGGTCCCTCCCTTGAACTTCTATCAGGATCTTCCCGCCTTTGTTCGGACCCCTCCTCCCACTGTTGAGCCCCAAGACCCACCGGGCAACCCTGCCACCCCCTCCCCgggtaccctggcggccctgctgccCACAGGCAGAGTCCGCCGCATTACCTAGAAGCAGCAGGCGGTGTGTACACATGTAACCCATCTTCTCGCCCTGAAGTTGCTTGTCGATGAGCTTGCTGCGTTTCTTCGCTGCGCGCTTCTGGGCGCGCATCTCAATGGCTTCTTTGCGTATCTGTCTGCGCTTCTCCGCCAGAGATACCTTCTTGACCTTGGTGGGGCTCGTGGCGGCTTTGGGCTGGGGACTCTCAGAGAGACCGAAGCAGCCTCCGAAGGCTTGCACGAGGAAGTTGCGGAGTAAGTTGCGCCGGGGCTTTCGGCGACGGCGATTTCGGCGCTGCAACCACTGGAAGCAGCCGGAGGTCCCATCTTCGGACTCATCGCTGGAGGAATCGTCGTCGCCGATTGCCTCCTCCTCATACCTGCTGCAGCCTCGGCCACGCTCAGCCCTAACCTGCCAGGCAGACGCCCGAGTAGGCCGCGGAGTAGGCGGGTCAGCAGCCTGGATCTCGGGGCTGGGGGGTCTAAGGTGATGGAGATTGCGTCTGGCCCCTGAGACATAGCCGGCAGCGGCTGCCCGGGCGGCAGCGGCTGCCCGGGCGGCAGCGGCTGCTCGGGCGGCAGGAGGGATACGGGCTGCAGTGACTGCCCTGGGGATTGGTTTTGCTGGGGCAGCAGGGACTCTCCTGGCACCAGGATCTTTTGGGGCGACAGAAGCTGCCCCGGTGGCCGCATCTGCTGGGGTGACAGGGGCTCCCTGGACATCTGGATCAGCTGGGGCTCCCTGGGCGGCATCTTTTTCAGCTGGGGCTCCCTGGGCGGCATCTTCTTCAGCTGGGGCTCCCTGGGCGGCATCTTTTTCAGctgggatggcgggagctgtcccGGCGTCTTGATCGGCTGGGGCGGCCGGCGCTCCCCCGGCATCTGGATCAACTGGGGCTCCCTGGGCGGTGTCGGAAGCGGCTGGAACGGCAGGGTCTGCCCCGGCATCAGGATCTGCTGGCGTGGCAGGGTCTGCCCCAGCGTCCGGATCGACTGGGGCGTCAGGGTCTGCCCCGGCGTCTGGATCTTCTGAGGCTGCAGGGGCTGCTCCGGTGTCAGGATCCGCTGGGTCGGCAGGGTCGGCAGGGTCTGCCCGGATGTCGGGATCGGGATCGGCTGAGGCGGTAGGGGATCCGTCCCCTGGAGAGGGGACTTTTCCTTCCTCCGCAGCAGCGGTAGCCGAGCCTCCTTCCATCTCGGCTGCTTCTCCCTCAACTGGGGGTCTCTCTGCTCGCTCTCTCTTATCTGGGGCTCCGGAGACCTCGATGGGCGGGCCGTCATTCGCGATTGGGGGGCTGTCCATGTTGACGGGAGCGTCGTCGACCCCAGTGGGGGCGCTGCCAATCTCGAGCGGGGGTCTGGAGATCTCCATCGGGGGGCTATCGACCGCGAAGTTAGAAGCAGGTCTGATAGCTTCTCTGGCTGGGCTGCCGATGGCGCCTCGGACCCAGAGGGGTGGCGCGTTTGCGGAGGGAGCGAGGCTGACCGCACTCGGGACCGCGATTGCCGCGAACTGGCTGCCACCGAAGACTTGTGGGATAACTCGGGGGAGCCCGGGAGGTGGGCTGTCATCCCCAAATGCTTCTCTATCAAGCTCAAATGGCATAgtctcctcagggggagggctatATCCTCCTCTGAAGCCAGCATTTGCAGGCTGGAGGACTCTGGGCTCCTCTGGAGGAGCTCCAGGGACCCTTGCACCTGGGCCTCCCGGAGCAAGGTCTGGGACCTGCAAGAGAGGTTGGCTACAGACTCCCTGGGTAGGCTGGTCAAACTCAAAGGGCATAGCTTCTTCTGGTGGAGGACTGTATCCTCCCAGGCCTGGTCTTTCACCCCTGAAGGTTCCGGGCTCCATGAGTGCTGGGCTGAAGGCCTCGAGGCCTGCAGGGGGCCCAATGGGGAACCCGGGCTGCTCCTGGGTAGGCCAGAAACCTCCCAAGCTGGGCTGCTCGACCTCGAAGGGCATGGCTTCCTCAGGAGGTGGGCTGTAGCCTCCGCTTGCTCTGGCTTCCTCGAAGGTCTGGTTGAGGCCCTGGAAGTTAGGCCTGGAGACTTCTTGGGGTCCATAGGCCTCGTCACTCTCGGCGGGGATGGGCTCATTGTGAGGCGATTGGGTCTCCATCTCTTCGGCTGGGCTAGGCCCAGCACCGGGGGCAGCTGCCCCTGGGGCCTCCAAGGGTGGTTGCTCGGGCTGTTCCCCGTTTTCAGGGGGGATATTGCGTTGTCCTGACATATTATTGCCGTCGAGGCGGTTGCGCATGCCCATAACAGGGTGGCGGTCTCTTAAAATATATTGGGGCTCCGTAAGACGGAGCACCCAACCAAACTAGGgtcaaaaattattttcaaaaaatatcaAAGTACTAGTTGGAAAGTTCTCCAACCTTATTTTCCAACCCTTATGAGGTTGGGGACTCAGAACCTGGAATCCCTGACCATGGCAGAAGCAACTCAGTTCTTGCTGGTGGAGTCTTGACTCCTTCCTGGTCACTTTTATCCCCTCAGGCTGTCCCCTGGCCAGCCACCCCTTGGCCTACCCTTGTGCCCTCTTCTCTTTCAATGCTCCAGGCCAGCTCCGCCTGCTTGGATATGAGGAGCGTGCCGATTCGGTCCGAAAATCGCCAGTTGCGCGCTCTCTCTGCCACCAGAGGACGCCGGTCCCGGTGAAGAGCTGGATCCGGCTCCAGGAGACCGCTTCAGGCTTCAGCAGCCCCGGACTTTGGGTAAGGGGGCTGATGAGCGCAGGCCTCGCAGGGATGTTTTGgctccttcctctcctctccctGACTGATTTGGAGTCTTTCTCCTCGCTTCTCCCTTGGCCAGAGAGAAAGCGCTCCTGCGTTGCAGGACACGTGAC
This region of Callospermophilus lateralis isolate mCalLat2 chromosome 3, mCalLat2.hap1, whole genome shotgun sequence genomic DNA includes:
- the LOC143395840 gene encoding guanine nucleotide-binding protein G(s) subunit alpha isoforms XLas isoform X1 translates to MGMRNRLDGNNMSGQRNIPPENGEQPEQPPLEAPGAAAPGAGPSPAEEMETQSPHNEPIPAESDEAYGPQEVSRPNFQGLNQTFEEARASGGYSPPPEEAMPFEVEQPSLGGFWPTQEQPGFPIGPPAGLEAFSPALMEPGTFRGERPGLGGYSPPPEEAMPFEFDQPTQGVCSQPLLQVPDLAPGGPGARVPGAPPEEPRVLQPANAGFRGGYSPPPEETMPFELDREAFGDDSPPPGLPRVIPQVFGGSQFAAIAVPSAVSLAPSANAPPLWVRGAIGSPAREAIRPASNFAVDSPPMEISRPPLEIGSAPTGVDDAPVNMDSPPIANDGPPIEVSGAPDKRERAERPPVEGEAAEMEGGSATAAAEEGKVPSPGDGSPTASADPDPDIRADPADPADPADPDTGAAPAASEDPDAGADPDAPVDPDAGADPATPADPDAGADPAVPAASDTAQGAPVDPDAGGAPAAPADQDAGTAPAIPAEKDAAQGAPAEEDAAQGAPAEKDAAQGAPADPDVQGAPVTPADAATGAASVAPKDPGARRVPAAPAKPIPRAVTAARIPPAARAAAAARAAAAARAAAAGYVSGARRNLHHLRPPSPEIQAADPPTPRPTRASAWQVRAERGRGCSRYEEEAIGDDDSSSDESEDGTSGCFQWLQRRNRRRRKPRRNLLRNFLVQAFGGCFGLSESPQPKAATSPTKVKKVSLAEKRRQIRKEAIEMRAQKRAAKKRSKLIDKQLQGEKMGYMCTHRLLLLGAGESGKSTIVKQMRILHVNGFNGEGGEEDPQAARSNSDGEKATKVQDIKNNLKEAIETIVAAMSNLVPPVELANPENQFRVDYILSVMNVPDFDFPPEFYEHAKALWEDEGVRACYERSNEYQLIDCAQYFLDKIDVIKQADYVPSDQDLLRCRVLTSGIFETKFQVDKVNFHMFDVGGQRDERRKWIQCFNDVTAIIFVVASSSYNMVIREDNQTNRLQEALNLFKSIWNNRWLRTISVILFLNKQDLLAEKVLAGKSKIEDYFPEFARYTTPEDATPEPGEDPRVTRAKYFIRDEFLRISTASGDGRHYCYPHFTCAVDTENIRRVFNDCRDIIQRMHLRQYELL
- the LOC143395840 gene encoding guanine nucleotide-binding protein G(s) subunit alpha isoforms XLas isoform X5, translating into MGMRNRLDGNNMSGQRNIPPENGEQPEQPPLEAPGAAAPGAGPSPAEEMETQSPHNEPIPAESDEAYGPQEVSRPNFQGLNQTFEEARASGGYSPPPEEAMPFEVEQPSLGGFWPTQEQPGFPIGPPAGLEAFSPALMEPGTFRGERPGLGGYSPPPEEAMPFEFDQPTQGVCSQPLLQVPDLAPGGPGARVPGAPPEEPRVLQPANAGFRGGYSPPPEETMPFELDREAFGDDSPPPGLPRVIPQVFGGSQFAAIAVPSAVSLAPSANAPPLWVRGAIGSPAREAIRPASNFAVDSPPMEISRPPLEIGSAPTGVDDAPVNMDSPPIANDGPPIEVSGAPDKRERAERPPVEGEAAEMEGGSATAAAEEGKVPSPGDGSPTASADPDPDIRADPADPADPADPDTGAAPAASEDPDAGADPDAPVDPDAGADPATPADPDAGADPAVPAASDTAQGAPVDPDAGGAPAAPADQDAGTAPGAPVTPADAATGAASVAPKDPARIPPAARAAAAARAAAAARAAAAGYVSGARRNLHHLRPPSPEIQAADPPTPRPTRASAWQVRAERGRGCSRYEEEAIGDDDSSSDESEDGTSGCFQWLQRRNRRRRKPRRNLLRNFLVQAFGGCFGLSESPQPKAATSPTKVKKVSLAEKRRQIRKEAIEMRAQKRAAKKRSKLIDKQLQGEKMGYMCTHRLLLLGAGESGKSTIVKQMRILHVNGFNGDEKATKVQDIKNNLKEAIETIVAAMSNLVPPVELANPENQFRVDYILSVMNVPDFDFPPEFYEHAKALWEDEGVRACYERSNEYQLIDCAQYFLDKIDVIKQADYVPSDQDLLRCRVLTSGIFETKFQVDKVNFHMFDVGGQRDERRKWIQCFNDVTAIIFVVASSSYNMVIREDNQTNRLQEALNLFKSIWNNRWLRTISVILFLNKQDLLAEKVLAGKSKIEDYFPEFARYTTPEDATPEPGEDPRVTRAKYFIRDEFLRISTASGDGRHYCYPHFTCAVDTENIRRVFNDCRDIIQRMHLRQYELL
- the LOC143395840 gene encoding guanine nucleotide-binding protein G(s) subunit alpha isoforms XLas isoform X4, whose amino-acid sequence is MGMRNRLDGNNMSGQRNIPPENGEQPEQPPLEAPGAAAPGAGPSPAEEMETQSPHNEPIPAESDEAYGPQEVSRPNFQGLNQTFEEARASGGYSPPPEEAMPFEVEQPSLGGFWPTQEQPGFPIGPPAGLEAFSPALMEPGTFRGERPGLGGYSPPPEEAMPFEFDQPTQGVCSQPLLQVPDLAPGGPGARVPGAPPEEPRVLQPANAGFRGGYSPPPEETMPFELDREAFGDDSPPPGLPRVIPQVFGGSQFAAIAVPSAVSLAPSANAPPLWVRGAIGSPAREAIRPASNFAVDSPPMEISRPPLEIGSAPTGVDDAPVNMDSPPIANDGPPIEVSGAPDKRERAERPPVEGEAAEMEGGSATAAAEEGKVPSPGDGSPTASADPDPDIRADPADPADPADPDTGAAPAASEDPDAGADPDAPVDPDAGADPATPADPDAGADPAVPGAPVTPADAATGAASVAPKDPGARRVPAAPAKPIPRAVTAARIPPAARAAAAARAAAAARAAAAGYVSGARRNLHHLRPPSPEIQAADPPTPRPTRASAWQVRAERGRGCSRYEEEAIGDDDSSSDESEDGTSGCFQWLQRRNRRRRKPRRNLLRNFLVQAFGGCFGLSESPQPKAATSPTKVKKVSLAEKRRQIRKEAIEMRAQKRAAKKRSKLIDKQLQGEKMGYMCTHRLLLLGAGESGKSTIVKQMRILHVNGFNGEGGEEDPQAARSNSDGEKATKVQDIKNNLKEAIETIVAAMSNLVPPVELANPENQFRVDYILSVMNVPDFDFPPEFYEHAKALWEDEGVRACYERSNEYQLIDCAQYFLDKIDVIKQADYVPSDQDLLRCRVLTSGIFETKFQVDKVNFHMFDVGGQRDERRKWIQCFNDVTAIIFVVASSSYNMVIREDNQTNRLQEALNLFKSIWNNRWLRTISVILFLNKQDLLAEKVLAGKSKIEDYFPEFARYTTPEDATPEPGEDPRVTRAKYFIRDEFLRISTASGDGRHYCYPHFTCAVDTENIRRVFNDCRDIIQRMHLRQYELL
- the LOC143395840 gene encoding guanine nucleotide-binding protein G(s) subunit alpha isoforms XLas isoform X2, producing the protein MGMRNRLDGNNMSGQRNIPPENGEQPEQPPLEAPGAAAPGAGPSPAEEMETQSPHNEPIPAESDEAYGPQEVSRPNFQGLNQTFEEARASGGYSPPPEEAMPFEVEQPSLGGFWPTQEQPGFPIGPPAGLEAFSPALMEPGTFRGERPGLGGYSPPPEEAMPFEFDQPTQGVCSQPLLQVPDLAPGGPGARVPGAPPEEPRVLQPANAGFRGGYSPPPEETMPFELDREAFGDDSPPPGLPRVIPQVFGGSQFAAIAVPSAVSLAPSANAPPLWVRGAIGSPAREAIRPASNFAVDSPPMEISRPPLEIGSAPTGVDDAPVNMDSPPIANDGPPIEVSGAPDKRERAERPPVEGEAAEMEGGSATAAAEEGKVPSPGDGSPTASADPDPDIRADPADPADPADPDTGAAPAASEDPDAGADPDAPVDPDAGADPATPADPDAGADPAVPAASDTAQGAPVDPDAGGAPAAPADQDAGTAPAIPAEKDAAQGAPAEEDAAQGAPAEKDAAQGAPADPDVQGAPVTPADAATGAASVAPKDPGARRVPAAPAKPIPRAVTAARIPPAARAAAAARAAAAARAAAAGYVSGARRNLHHLRPPSPEIQAADPPTPRPTRASAWQVRAERGRGCSRYEEEAIGDDDSSSDESEDGTSGCFQWLQRRNRRRRKPRRNLLRNFLVQAFGGCFGLSESPQPKAATSPTKVKKVSLAEKRRQIRKEAIEMRAQKRAAKKRSKLIDKQLQGEKMGYMCTHRLLLLGAGESGKSTIVKQMRILHVNGFNGDEKATKVQDIKNNLKEAIETIVAAMSNLVPPVELANPENQFRVDYILSVMNVPDFDFPPEFYEHAKALWEDEGVRACYERSNEYQLIDCAQYFLDKIDVIKQADYVPSDQDLLRCRVLTSGIFETKFQVDKVNFHMFDVGGQRDERRKWIQCFNDVTAIIFVVASSSYNMVIREDNQTNRLQEALNLFKSIWNNRWLRTISVILFLNKQDLLAEKVLAGKSKIEDYFPEFARYTTPEDATPEPGEDPRVTRAKYFIRDEFLRISTASGDGRHYCYPHFTCAVDTENIRRVFNDCRDIIQRMHLRQYELL
- the LOC143395840 gene encoding guanine nucleotide-binding protein G(s) subunit alpha isoforms XLas isoform X3, producing the protein MGMRNRLDGNNMSGQRNIPPENGEQPEQPPLEAPGAAAPGAGPSPAEEMETQSPHNEPIPAESDEAYGPQEVSRPNFQGLNQTFEEARASGGYSPPPEEAMPFEVEQPSLGGFWPTQEQPGFPIGPPAGLEAFSPALMEPGTFRGERPGLGGYSPPPEEAMPFEFDQPTQGVCSQPLLQVPDLAPGGPGARVPGAPPEEPRVLQPANAGFRGGYSPPPEETMPFELDREAFGDDSPPPGLPRVIPQVFGGSQFAAIAVPSAVSLAPSANAPPLWVRGAIGSPAREAIRPASNFAVDSPPMEISRPPLEIGSAPTGVDDAPVNMDSPPIANDGPPIEVSGAPDKRERAERPPVEGEAAEMEGGSATAAAEEGKVPSPGDGSPTASADPDPDIRADPADPADPADPDTGAAPAASEDPDAGADPDAPVDPDAGADPATPADPDAGADPAVPAASDTAQGAPVDPDAGGAPAAPADQDAGTAPGAPVTPADAATGAASVAPKDPARIPPAARAAAAARAAAAARAAAAGYVSGARRNLHHLRPPSPEIQAADPPTPRPTRASAWQVRAERGRGCSRYEEEAIGDDDSSSDESEDGTSGCFQWLQRRNRRRRKPRRNLLRNFLVQAFGGCFGLSESPQPKAATSPTKVKKVSLAEKRRQIRKEAIEMRAQKRAAKKRSKLIDKQLQGEKMGYMCTHRLLLLGAGESGKSTIVKQMRILHVNGFNGEGGEEDPQAARSNSDGEKATKVQDIKNNLKEAIETIVAAMSNLVPPVELANPENQFRVDYILSVMNVPDFDFPPEFYEHAKALWEDEGVRACYERSNEYQLIDCAQYFLDKIDVIKQADYVPSDQDLLRCRVLTSGIFETKFQVDKVNFHMFDVGGQRDERRKWIQCFNDVTAIIFVVASSSYNMVIREDNQTNRLQEALNLFKSIWNNRWLRTISVILFLNKQDLLAEKVLAGKSKIEDYFPEFARYTTPEDATPEPGEDPRVTRAKYFIRDEFLRISTASGDGRHYCYPHFTCAVDTENIRRVFNDCRDIIQRMHLRQYELL